TGAATCGTCTATAGCAGGAGCTTTGAAGAATTGGGAGAGAATAAACTCTACTTTTTCTTCACCAACCTCAAAAGTTAGTTTTCCTTTCTTCACGTCTATAATGGCTCCAGCGGTGGCTATGAATGGTCTACCTAATATTATAGCGATATTGGAATCTTCCTTTATGTCCATTATTATGAAGTCGGTAGGAATATAGAATTTTCCTATACGAACAGGAACATTTTCAAGCATACCTACAGGAAACTTAACTGATCGGTCAGCTAGTTGTAAAGACATCTTGGTTGGTCTTAATTCACCTAATTTGAGTTTTTCAcaaatggataaaggcattaaactaACACTTGCTCCTAGATCACATAGGGCTTTGTCTATGACAAATTTTCCAATCACAcatggtatagagaaactaccagggtctttcagtttagGAGACGTGTTGTTTTGAATTATGGCACTACACTCAGCGGTTAACGTAACGGTTTTGTTTTCTACGATCTTTTTCTTATTGAATAGGATTTCTTTAAGGAATTTGGCATATGAGAGCATTTGAGTAATAGCTTCTATGAAAGGTATAGTAACGTTTAGTTGTTTAAGAAGTTCTACAAATTTCTTGAATTGTCCTTCGTTTTTAGTCTTAACGAGTCTTTGAGGATATGGGATTGGTGGTTTATATGGAGGAGGAGGCACATAGGGTTTTTCTTTATCTGATGTCTCTTTACTCTTGTtctcattttttcttttgtcttcctCGTCTTCCTTTTCATTCGCAAGTTGATTCTTCGGATTCTCAGTCTCT
The Vicia villosa cultivar HV-30 ecotype Madison, WI linkage group LG6, Vvil1.0, whole genome shotgun sequence genome window above contains:
- the LOC131613553 gene encoding uncharacterized protein LOC131613553, whose protein sequence is MYQKPSKETENPKNQLANEKEDEEDKRKNENKSKETSDKEKPYVPPPPYKPPIPYPQRLVKTKNEGQFKKFVELLKQLNVTIPFIEAITQMLSYAKFLKEILFNKKKIVENKTVTLTAECSAIIQNNTSPKLKDPGSFSIPCVIGKFVIDKALCDLGASVSLMPLSICEKLKLGELRPTKMSLQLADRSVKFPVGMLENVPVRIGKFYIPTDFIIMDIKEDSNIAIILGRPFIATAGAIIDVKKGKLTFEVGEEKVEFILSQFFKAPAIDDSCCFLDVIDECVKEMEKQQDIHSEVLKIPILPIFEDDN